From Paenibacillus polymyxa, the proteins below share one genomic window:
- a CDS encoding helix-turn-helix transcriptional regulator, which produces MKIDRLLSIVILLLKRNRIQAKELADLYEVSIRTIYRDIEAISLAGIPVVTFQGAGGGIGLMEGYRLDRSMLTDHDIKDIVMGLQSLSSSLGGPNVSRLLHKFESIIPESEKEQFSVRTTQFIVDHSGWGNQSVQEAKLIKIKEAMSQARTVAFTYRNAEGARTERDVEPHTLVLKGQQWFVYAYCPDRGQFRLFKLSRMNEPVVTETAFTRRDLSNEVLPWNEGRMTASSAVQPFTLQFNRTSRHLAEDWFGVEALNEQEEGIYTVSVPFPEDAWVYGFILSLGPDVIVKEPAHLRDKIYKMALRIASNYEEEQKL; this is translated from the coding sequence ATGAAAATTGATCGATTGCTTTCTATCGTCATTTTGCTGCTGAAAAGAAATAGAATACAAGCAAAGGAACTCGCTGATTTGTATGAGGTTTCGATTCGGACGATTTATAGAGATATTGAAGCGATTAGTCTGGCTGGTATCCCAGTAGTAACTTTTCAGGGAGCAGGTGGAGGAATCGGCCTGATGGAAGGATATCGCCTGGATCGAAGTATGCTGACGGATCATGATATCAAGGACATTGTGATGGGCTTGCAGAGTTTGTCCTCGTCGTTGGGCGGTCCCAACGTATCCCGGTTACTTCATAAATTTGAAAGTATTATACCAGAGTCTGAAAAAGAGCAATTTAGTGTCCGTACCACACAGTTTATCGTCGATCATTCGGGATGGGGAAATCAGTCTGTCCAGGAAGCTAAATTAATCAAGATAAAAGAGGCAATGAGTCAAGCCCGTACGGTTGCTTTTACCTATCGAAATGCGGAAGGAGCCCGAACAGAACGGGATGTGGAACCGCATACGCTTGTGCTGAAAGGGCAACAATGGTTTGTGTATGCGTATTGTCCCGACAGGGGGCAGTTTCGGTTGTTCAAGCTTTCCCGTATGAATGAGCCTGTGGTTACAGAGACGGCTTTCACTCGCAGGGATCTTTCTAATGAAGTGCTGCCGTGGAATGAAGGGCGGATGACGGCATCCAGCGCTGTACAACCATTTACGCTACAATTTAACCGCACCTCAAGACATCTGGCGGAGGATTGGTTTGGTGTGGAAGCATTGAACGAGCAGGAGGAAGGGATTTACACGGTTTCAGTCCCGTTTCCTGAGGATGCGTGGGTGTACGGATTTATTTTAAGCCTCGGACCGGATGTGATTGTCAAAGAACCAGCCCATTTGCGAGATAAGATTTATAAGATGGCGTTGCGTATTGCGTCTAATTATGAAGAAGAACAGAAATTATAA
- a CDS encoding zinc ribbon domain-containing protein — protein sequence MDKACQSCGMPLEHEGQYGTDAQHHNTDEYCKYCYKEGAFVQPDLTMEGMIQQCVPILVEEGMQAEEATSMLRNYLPNLKRWRSVEDTELQFDGPIREEYRGEIHLIGLKARTNNQKEQTSHGIIPNMWERFVGEDVAGRIRGPQGLASVYGCYTDYENGALGEYTFFIGKEAAEDFQAPDDLEELVIPAARYAIFQATHEPSSVFRVWQTIWAWAATGQGERTYTGDFEVYGNPDEPVLIYIAIK from the coding sequence ATGGATAAAGCTTGTCAAAGTTGCGGGATGCCACTGGAGCATGAGGGTCAATATGGGACGGATGCACAACATCATAATACAGATGAGTATTGCAAGTATTGTTACAAGGAAGGTGCATTTGTACAGCCTGACTTGACAATGGAGGGAATGATCCAGCAGTGTGTGCCGATCCTGGTAGAAGAGGGAATGCAGGCAGAAGAAGCGACTTCGATGCTGCGTAATTACCTACCAAATTTGAAAAGATGGCGGTCTGTGGAGGATACAGAGCTTCAATTTGATGGCCCCATTCGGGAGGAGTACCGAGGTGAAATCCATTTAATTGGACTAAAAGCACGTACAAATAATCAGAAGGAACAAACGTCCCACGGGATCATTCCAAACATGTGGGAACGTTTTGTAGGTGAGGATGTGGCAGGCCGGATCAGAGGTCCTCAAGGACTTGCTTCCGTCTATGGTTGCTATACTGACTATGAAAATGGAGCTTTGGGCGAGTATACATTTTTTATCGGAAAGGAAGCGGCTGAGGATTTCCAAGCTCCTGACGATCTTGAAGAACTTGTGATTCCGGCTGCACGCTACGCTATTTTTCAGGCAACCCATGAACCTTCTTCTGTCTTCCGTGTATGGCAGACAATTTGGGCATGGGCCGCCACGGGACAAGGGGAGCGGACCTACACAGGTGATTTTGAAGTGTATGGCAATCCAGATGAACCTGTTTTGATTTATATTGCAATCAAGTGA
- a CDS encoding aminotransferase class I/II-fold pyridoxal phosphate-dependent enzyme produces MTNVSTAVSITDFLTPAVREMPPSGIRRFFEYSAGRKDIVSLGVGEPDFITPQHVRKACITALENGKTSYTPNAGLPELREEIAGYLESSFSTSYNPADEIMVTVGSSEALDLALRALITTHDEILIPAPCYISYSPITFLNGGHTVTVETSADQQFKLTAEALKSKLTPRSKVLILCYPNNPTGGVMTYEDWLPIARLVEEHNLIVISDEIYAELTYGQQHVSFASLPGMKERTLLISGFSKAFAMTGWRVGYVCGPKELISAMLKIHQYTAMCAPIIGQIAAIESLRNGLEEKDRMMESYNQRRKWFVAGLCQTGLPCHEPNGTFYAFPSIVHTGLSSEQFAKRLLEEEGVITVPGSAFGPGGEGFIRCSYASSREQLEMALERISVFLKRL; encoded by the coding sequence ATGACAAATGTATCGACAGCAGTATCTATAACTGATTTTTTGACTCCGGCTGTACGGGAAATGCCGCCTTCAGGTATCCGTCGGTTTTTTGAATATAGTGCAGGCAGAAAAGATATCGTATCGCTTGGTGTCGGTGAACCGGATTTTATAACCCCTCAACATGTGAGAAAGGCCTGTATCACAGCACTGGAAAATGGTAAAACCTCATACACACCCAATGCAGGTCTCCCTGAGCTTCGCGAGGAAATTGCCGGATATCTGGAGAGCAGCTTCAGTACATCCTATAACCCGGCAGATGAAATCATGGTCACTGTTGGCAGCAGTGAAGCATTGGATTTGGCGCTACGCGCCCTCATCACAACACACGATGAAATACTCATACCAGCACCCTGTTATATTTCGTATTCGCCTATCACATTTTTGAACGGAGGACATACCGTAACGGTTGAAACGTCTGCCGACCAGCAGTTTAAGCTGACAGCTGAGGCGCTCAAATCCAAGCTGACTCCACGATCCAAAGTGCTTATTCTCTGTTATCCGAACAACCCGACAGGCGGGGTGATGACCTATGAGGATTGGCTACCCATTGCCCGTCTGGTTGAGGAGCATAATCTTATTGTCATATCGGACGAAATTTATGCTGAATTGACCTATGGACAGCAGCATGTAAGTTTCGCTTCTCTGCCAGGAATGAAAGAACGCACCCTGCTCATCAGCGGCTTTTCCAAAGCATTTGCCATGACAGGCTGGAGGGTAGGCTATGTATGCGGTCCGAAAGAATTGATTTCAGCCATGCTGAAAATCCATCAGTATACAGCCATGTGCGCTCCTATTATCGGGCAAATTGCCGCGATTGAATCCCTGCGCAACGGGCTAGAGGAGAAAGATCGTATGATGGAGTCCTATAATCAACGTCGAAAATGGTTCGTTGCCGGCCTATGTCAGACAGGACTTCCATGTCATGAACCAAACGGTACCTTCTATGCTTTTCCTTCCATTGTGCACACAGGGTTAAGCTCAGAACAGTTTGCCAAGCGACTGTTGGAAGAAGAAGGAGTTATTACGGTTCCCGGTTCTGCATTCGGCCCAGGCGGCGAAGGTTTTATCCGCTGCTCGTATGCGTCATCGCGTGAACAGTTGGAAATGGCTCTGGAACGCATCAGCGTATTCCTGAAACGCCTGTAA
- a CDS encoding MFS transporter has protein sequence MKTSEEKAILLPHQTVASTAEIAPVPVLSRSVALLFAIACGLAVANIYYAQPLLDALAHEFGITHSSVGIVITVTQICYALGLLLLVPLGDLLNRRRLITGQMLLSVLALILVSFAPTRTILLMGMAMVGLLAVVTQTLVAFASTLAHPTERGQVVGLVTSGVVIGILLARTIAGVLTDLAGWRSVYLISAILTLFMAVALLRVLPKNEPTSATLSYGQLLRSVIALFVQERILRIRAVLALLIFTAFSILWTSLVLPLSAPPLSLSHTAIGAFGLAGVAGALAAAQAGRLADQGLGQRTTGIALVVLLLSWLPIRYTEHSLFALTLGVILLDLAVQAVHVTNQSLIFNVRPEARSRLTAGYMIFYSIGSATGAITSTHMYTYAGWNGVCLLGAGVSALALIFWAMTRRST, from the coding sequence ATGAAAACGTCAGAAGAAAAAGCGATACTACTCCCCCATCAAACGGTAGCCAGCACTGCCGAAATAGCTCCCGTTCCGGTCCTGTCCCGGTCTGTGGCGCTCTTGTTTGCCATAGCCTGCGGGCTGGCTGTCGCTAACATTTACTATGCACAGCCATTACTGGATGCGCTGGCGCACGAGTTTGGCATTACACACTCATCGGTCGGTATCGTTATTACCGTCACGCAAATTTGTTATGCGTTAGGACTGCTGCTACTCGTCCCGCTTGGCGATCTCTTGAACAGGCGGCGCTTGATTACAGGACAGATGCTGCTATCTGTGCTGGCATTAATCCTTGTTAGCTTTGCCCCTACCCGTACAATACTGCTTATGGGCATGGCAATGGTTGGGCTGCTGGCTGTAGTGACTCAAACACTCGTGGCATTCGCCTCGACCTTGGCTCATCCGACTGAACGCGGGCAGGTCGTAGGACTGGTAACCAGCGGAGTCGTTATCGGCATTTTACTCGCACGAACCATTGCTGGTGTATTAACTGATCTGGCAGGCTGGCGTTCAGTTTACCTTATTTCTGCTATACTTACGCTGTTTATGGCTGTGGCTCTATTGCGAGTACTCCCAAAGAACGAACCCACAAGCGCTACACTTTCCTATGGGCAGTTGCTTCGCTCGGTTATCGCACTGTTCGTCCAAGAACGAATTCTGCGTATTCGTGCTGTCCTTGCGCTGCTTATTTTCACAGCGTTCAGCATATTGTGGACTTCGCTTGTATTACCTCTTAGTGCTCCCCCATTGTCTCTTTCACACACTGCAATTGGGGCCTTCGGCCTGGCTGGAGTCGCCGGAGCATTAGCAGCAGCCCAAGCAGGGCGACTTGCTGATCAAGGCTTGGGACAACGAACGACAGGTATCGCACTAGTTGTATTACTGCTGTCCTGGCTACCTATACGCTACACCGAGCATTCTCTATTCGCTTTAACTCTTGGTGTCATTCTTTTGGATTTGGCCGTACAGGCTGTACATGTCACTAACCAGAGCTTGATTTTCAACGTTCGCCCTGAAGCACGGAGCCGACTTACCGCAGGCTACATGATCTTTTATTCCATCGGTAGCGCCACTGGAGCCATTACCTCCACTCACATGTATACCTATGCTGGGTGGAACGGAGTTTGCCTATTGGGGGCGGGTGTCAGTGCTCTGGCTCTCATTTTTTGGGCGATGACTCGACGTTCAACTTGA
- a CDS encoding TetR/AcrR family transcriptional regulator: protein MVRPREFDEDQALDAAMQVFWEKGFEATSLSDLTSRMGIQRPSIYAAFGDKKQLFEAALRKYTQSHAACVRAKLQNSSSVKEAFYNFFGGVVAEEYEKESNKGCFCINTMVELAPHDERFEILTREHQMYLSAVFQATLERGIQSGELEVTMDARALAHTLVSLLIGITVMMKSRPERSFVDHAITTALMLLDGK from the coding sequence ATGGTTCGACCACGAGAATTTGATGAAGATCAAGCGTTGGATGCAGCGATGCAAGTTTTTTGGGAAAAGGGATTCGAGGCCACGTCTTTAAGTGATTTGACCTCCCGTATGGGAATACAACGCCCCAGCATATATGCTGCCTTTGGGGATAAAAAGCAATTATTCGAAGCTGCGCTGCGTAAATATACGCAATCTCATGCAGCTTGTGTAAGGGCTAAACTGCAAAATAGTTCATCTGTAAAAGAAGCATTTTACAATTTTTTTGGGGGAGTGGTGGCGGAAGAGTACGAGAAGGAGTCTAACAAGGGATGTTTTTGCATCAATACAATGGTAGAGTTAGCCCCTCATGATGAGAGGTTTGAAATTTTAACTAGAGAACATCAGATGTATCTTTCTGCTGTCTTTCAGGCGACCCTCGAACGTGGTATTCAATCTGGGGAGCTTGAGGTGACTATGGATGCACGAGCTTTGGCACATACTTTAGTCTCTTTGTTAATCGGGATAACTGTAATGATGAAGTCACGCCCAGAGCGTTCTTTTGTGGATCATGCGATTACGACCGCACTTATGTTGCTGGATGGAAAATAA
- the fabF gene encoding beta-ketoacyl-ACP synthase II codes for MQRVVITGMGVVSPLGNEVGTLWNNLLEGNSGIRKIDSFDVSDLKARIAGLVQDFDAEKQWGRKDARRMDRFTQFALYAAEQALKDSGLELDHTDLERVGVYVGSGVGGLDSLVDNVDVLLHRGPGRVSPTLVPMMISNMAAAQISIAFGAMGPTLSPVTACSIGNTAIGEAFRTIRTGDADVIFAGGAEAAVSRLALASFANATALSTRNEEPSTASRPFDKDRDGFVMSEGAGILVLESLEHATRRGAEIYGEVIGYGASSDAYHMVAPHPEGTGAYLAMKAALHSARIAPEEVDVISAHATSTAVGDIAETLAIHKLFGEYAYQIPVTANKSMLGHMLGAAGGIEAIALVQSLREGIIPPTMHLDNPDPDCDLDYVPNEARKAPLNIGLSNSFGFGGHNAVIVLKRYES; via the coding sequence ATGCAAAGAGTAGTGATAACAGGTATGGGTGTCGTTTCGCCATTGGGCAATGAAGTAGGCACGCTGTGGAACAATTTGCTGGAAGGCAATTCAGGTATACGTAAAATAGATTCATTTGATGTGTCCGATTTAAAAGCACGAATTGCTGGACTGGTACAGGATTTTGATGCAGAAAAGCAGTGGGGCCGTAAGGATGCCAGACGAATGGATCGATTTACTCAGTTTGCATTATATGCGGCAGAGCAAGCGCTCAAGGATTCTGGTCTGGAACTGGATCACACTGATCTGGAGCGTGTAGGTGTCTATGTGGGGTCAGGAGTCGGCGGTTTGGATTCGTTGGTAGATAATGTGGACGTGCTGTTACATCGTGGTCCGGGTAGAGTTAGCCCAACGCTGGTACCTATGATGATCTCGAATATGGCTGCTGCACAAATAAGTATCGCGTTCGGAGCGATGGGTCCTACGCTTTCACCTGTAACGGCTTGTTCTATTGGGAACACTGCAATTGGAGAGGCGTTTCGGACCATTCGTACAGGAGATGCGGATGTCATTTTTGCCGGCGGAGCTGAAGCCGCAGTGTCCCGATTGGCCTTGGCAAGCTTCGCTAATGCAACTGCCTTGTCAACACGTAACGAGGAGCCTTCGACAGCAAGCCGACCGTTCGACAAGGATCGTGACGGCTTTGTCATGAGTGAAGGAGCGGGTATCCTGGTACTGGAGTCGCTGGAGCACGCTACCCGGCGTGGGGCGGAAATCTATGGTGAGGTCATCGGTTATGGAGCGAGTTCGGATGCCTATCATATGGTTGCACCGCATCCTGAAGGAACCGGAGCTTACCTAGCAATGAAAGCGGCCCTTCATTCGGCTCGCATCGCCCCTGAAGAAGTGGATGTGATCAGTGCCCATGCAACGAGTACGGCTGTAGGGGATATTGCTGAGACTTTGGCGATCCACAAGCTATTTGGTGAATATGCTTATCAGATTCCGGTTACCGCGAATAAGTCCATGCTTGGTCATATGCTAGGAGCCGCAGGCGGTATCGAAGCAATTGCGCTTGTTCAAAGTCTTCGGGAAGGTATCATTCCGCCAACGATGCATCTGGATAATCCCGACCCTGATTGCGATCTGGATTATGTACCTAACGAAGCACGCAAGGCTCCACTAAATATTGGGTTATCTAATTCTTTCGGCTTTGGGGGTCATAATGCGGTCATTGTGCTGAAACGCTATGAGTCATAA
- a CDS encoding DEAD/DEAH box helicase — translation MKAKPTSSQHAQSQAPLPVPIQFDRSWQDELDQRLHKGGPWGDWDLYQLAIEAEKAKLVPSFDELQCLQHLQDLTPLPHQLDTARKVLFEMSGRAILADEVGLGKTIEAGMILKEYLVRGLASKVLILVPASLVLQWVRELNSKFGIPAVAQKKAYSWSSEVVVASMDTAKREPHSNILLDTDYDLLIIDEAHKLKNKKTSNYQFIMKLRKKYCLLLTATPVQNDLSELFNLITLLKPGQLGRQGDFSANFVVDKRLPKNEDQLKDELSKVMIRNRRGEGPVQFTKRNVSNIHLELSPEEQALYDGVTSFVKEQYQANGGNLSSMLSLVTLQREVCSSRDAVFVTLVNLSKKMAPDSPLRDRVWDLVAHIKAIKANSKAEKALELIRKMNEKVIIFTEYRATQEYLLNYFRDRGLSAVPYRGGMNRGRKDWMMDLFRGRIQVMIATEAGGEGINLQFCHHMINFDLPWNPMRVEQRIGRVHRLGQKHDVNIFNLSTTGTIEEHILHLLHEKINMFEMVIGGLDVILEKFEKKESIEKSLYKIMLESSSDDEIRRKMQKLGHSLDSIKQEIAQIRTDPSVSPNVATDKSPGTKQLKGRLTGVSSSVTEDLLGLAGDAVPPTKARRSVKGGR, via the coding sequence ATGAAAGCCAAACCGACAAGTTCCCAGCACGCACAAAGCCAAGCACCATTGCCTGTTCCGATACAATTTGACCGCAGCTGGCAGGACGAGCTGGACCAACGCCTGCACAAGGGAGGTCCTTGGGGAGATTGGGATCTGTATCAGCTGGCAATCGAGGCGGAAAAGGCCAAGCTGGTGCCGAGCTTTGATGAGCTTCAATGTCTTCAGCATTTGCAAGACCTCACTCCACTGCCCCATCAACTCGATACCGCTCGAAAGGTACTGTTTGAGATGTCTGGACGTGCCATTCTTGCCGATGAGGTCGGTTTAGGCAAAACGATTGAAGCCGGAATGATCCTTAAGGAATATCTGGTTCGTGGGCTGGCTTCTAAAGTGCTTATTCTTGTACCCGCTTCTCTGGTTCTGCAATGGGTGCGTGAGCTGAATAGCAAATTCGGCATTCCCGCAGTCGCCCAGAAAAAAGCGTATTCCTGGTCTTCCGAGGTTGTCGTAGCCTCTATGGATACGGCCAAACGGGAGCCACATAGTAACATCCTGCTAGATACCGATTATGACCTGCTCATTATTGACGAGGCTCATAAGCTGAAGAATAAAAAAACATCCAACTACCAGTTCATTATGAAGTTGCGTAAAAAATATTGTTTGCTCCTGACAGCAACACCTGTACAAAACGATCTATCTGAGCTGTTTAATCTGATCACGTTACTCAAGCCCGGTCAATTGGGAAGACAAGGCGATTTTTCAGCCAACTTTGTTGTAGATAAACGTCTGCCCAAAAATGAAGATCAGCTCAAGGATGAGCTGTCTAAAGTCATGATCCGCAATCGTCGTGGAGAAGGTCCGGTTCAATTCACTAAACGAAATGTTTCCAACATTCACTTGGAACTCTCGCCAGAAGAGCAAGCGCTGTACGATGGGGTGACCTCTTTTGTCAAAGAACAATATCAGGCGAATGGCGGAAATTTAAGCAGCATGCTGTCTCTCGTTACCCTTCAACGGGAGGTGTGCAGTAGCCGGGACGCTGTGTTTGTCACGCTGGTCAATTTGTCCAAAAAGATGGCTCCTGACTCTCCCCTACGTGATCGTGTTTGGGACTTGGTCGCACACATTAAAGCGATCAAGGCCAATTCCAAAGCAGAAAAAGCACTGGAGCTCATCCGGAAGATGAACGAAAAAGTGATTATTTTTACAGAATATCGGGCCACACAGGAGTATTTACTAAACTATTTCCGGGATCGCGGACTGTCTGCCGTTCCTTACCGAGGCGGTATGAACCGGGGCCGCAAAGATTGGATGATGGATCTGTTCCGTGGTCGCATTCAGGTCATGATTGCTACAGAAGCAGGCGGTGAAGGCATTAATCTGCAATTTTGTCACCACATGATTAACTTCGATTTGCCGTGGAATCCCATGCGCGTGGAACAGCGGATTGGACGGGTGCATCGACTTGGACAGAAGCATGACGTAAATATCTTCAACCTATCCACTACCGGAACGATTGAAGAGCATATCCTGCACCTTCTGCATGAAAAGATTAATATGTTTGAGATGGTCATTGGCGGATTGGACGTTATTCTGGAAAAGTTTGAGAAAAAAGAATCCATTGAAAAGAGTTTATATAAAATCATGCTTGAGTCCAGTAGTGATGATGAAATTCGTAGAAAAATGCAAAAGTTGGGCCACTCGCTGGATTCCATCAAACAAGAAATAGCACAAATACGCACAGACCCGTCAGTCTCTCCAAATGTAGCAACCGATAAGTCACCTGGAACAAAACAGCTTAAAGGACGGCTAACAGGAGTAAGCTCAAGTGTTACCGAGGATTTGTTAGGCTTAGCAGGTGATGCAGTTCCTCCAACCAAAGCTCGACGCAGTGTGAAAGGGGGTCGCTAG
- a CDS encoding NUDIX hydrolase, producing the protein MLAKLVNKIPRDWLVFMYKHTPFTRLKNALVYRAQHKFLIAVLGIFTNEAGEVLLLKHVYRKQPWGIPGGWMELEQPEIALRREVREETGLEVEITSLAQAQFGQLPNRVDLIFTGRVIPGTFRPSAEISDICYCRVGEWPEGLPTHQKKLIQKLLK; encoded by the coding sequence ATGCTGGCTAAGCTGGTAAATAAGATCCCGCGGGATTGGCTTGTATTCATGTATAAGCATACGCCGTTTACTCGATTGAAAAATGCTTTGGTGTACCGGGCACAACATAAATTTTTAATTGCTGTGCTGGGCATTTTCACGAATGAGGCCGGGGAAGTGCTGCTATTAAAGCACGTATACCGGAAGCAGCCGTGGGGGATTCCCGGCGGCTGGATGGAGCTAGAGCAGCCGGAAATTGCCCTGCGGCGCGAAGTCCGGGAAGAAACCGGGCTGGAGGTAGAGATCACCTCATTGGCGCAAGCCCAGTTTGGCCAGTTGCCGAACCGTGTGGATCTTATTTTTACAGGCCGGGTGATCCCGGGTACCTTTCGACCAAGCGCTGAAATCTCCGACATTTGTTATTGCCGCGTAGGGGAATGGCCGGAAGGTTTGCCAACACACCAGAAAAAGCTTATTCAGAAGTTGCTGAAGTAA
- a CDS encoding O-acetyl-ADP-ribose deacetylase, which produces MDTQIERFNVIIRVVQGDITRCKADIIVNAANTSLLGGGGVDGAIHRAGGPAILEDCVRIRNKQGGCPVGGAVYTTAGKLDAQYVVHTVGPVWNGGDHQEEELLATCYRHTLQLALELNASSIAFPNISTGIYRFPKEKAAEIAIQEVTCFVQEHAGLNEIIFVCFDAENAQLYSRKLQSPKD; this is translated from the coding sequence ATGGATACCCAAATTGAACGATTTAACGTGATCATACGTGTGGTGCAAGGGGATATTACCCGTTGTAAGGCGGATATTATCGTCAATGCAGCAAATACAAGCTTGCTGGGTGGCGGTGGTGTAGATGGTGCGATTCATAGAGCTGGTGGTCCGGCTATATTGGAGGATTGTGTCCGTATCAGAAACAAACAAGGGGGATGTCCGGTAGGAGGCGCGGTTTATACGACGGCTGGCAAGCTGGATGCCCAATATGTTGTTCATACGGTCGGCCCAGTCTGGAATGGTGGCGACCATCAGGAAGAAGAACTATTGGCGACATGCTACCGTCATACACTGCAATTGGCTCTAGAATTGAATGCAAGCAGCATTGCTTTTCCCAATATCAGCACAGGCATCTACCGATTCCCAAAAGAAAAGGCGGCCGAGATTGCTATACAGGAAGTGACATGTTTTGTACAGGAACATGCTGGGTTGAATGAGATTATTTTTGTTTGTTTTGATGCGGAAAATGCTCAGTTATATAGCCGTAAGCTACAGTCACCTAAAGATTAA
- a CDS encoding GNAT family N-acetyltransferase yields the protein MEENIWRDEAMIIIRNIELADAEAYWNLRLEALKMNPEAFGTSYEEAVQVSLFDIVKQIQNKRDHYILGAFTKDHQLAGMTGFRREHKIKTRHKGTIWGVYVPPIYRGQGIAKKLLLEVISRGRKVEGLKQINLSVVAANQAAVELYRKLEFKTYGIEKNALEYQGQGYDEELMVYFY from the coding sequence ATGGAGGAAAACATTTGGAGGGATGAAGCCATGATTATCATCAGGAACATAGAGCTAGCAGACGCTGAAGCGTATTGGAATTTAAGACTGGAAGCCCTAAAAATGAATCCCGAAGCTTTTGGAACCTCTTATGAGGAAGCTGTACAAGTTTCGTTATTTGATATAGTGAAGCAAATACAAAATAAGAGAGATCATTACATACTTGGTGCATTTACAAAGGATCATCAGCTGGCTGGCATGACCGGGTTTAGAAGAGAACACAAAATTAAGACACGGCATAAAGGAACGATTTGGGGAGTGTATGTACCACCGATTTACCGAGGCCAGGGGATCGCTAAGAAACTTTTATTGGAAGTTATCAGTCGAGGTAGAAAAGTGGAAGGATTAAAACAAATCAATCTAAGTGTGGTGGCTGCCAATCAAGCAGCTGTCGAGCTTTATAGGAAATTGGAGTTTAAAACCTATGGTATTGAAAAGAACGCTTTGGAATATCAAGGTCAGGGATATGATGAGGAACTCATGGTTTATTTTTATTAA
- a CDS encoding helix-turn-helix transcriptional regulator, translating to MKTEARLEALSIFLKTKRARLHPHMVGLPPGSRRRTPGLRREEVAQLAGVSTTWYTWLEQGRDIKVSASVLDAIAAALQLNTDERKYLYDLALEAGSHNLPTPEEQAIISPSLQKIVQELHYCPAIISDRRCHIVGWNEAAAHVFMDFAELPHEQRNMIELLFTKKEFKSLAVNWEHFVKGFLAIFRAYYGQYVTDPWYAQFIQNMSQAYPEFNELWNQSEVSSAPEVLIEFRHAKSGKMLFDLTSLQVQGSVDLRCSIYTPNAQTSTESKLQKLMEGS from the coding sequence ATGAAAACGGAAGCACGTCTGGAAGCACTATCTATTTTTCTGAAAACAAAAAGGGCCCGCCTACATCCGCATATGGTTGGTCTTCCTCCAGGGTCACGTCGCAGAACACCAGGTTTACGCAGAGAAGAAGTCGCTCAGCTGGCAGGTGTCAGTACAACCTGGTATACCTGGCTGGAGCAGGGACGGGATATTAAGGTATCCGCCTCCGTATTGGATGCTATTGCTGCTGCCTTGCAGCTGAACACGGATGAGCGTAAATATTTGTACGATTTAGCGCTGGAAGCCGGGTCTCATAACCTTCCTACTCCTGAAGAACAAGCGATCATTTCTCCATCTTTGCAAAAGATCGTACAAGAGTTGCACTACTGTCCTGCTATTATTTCAGATCGGCGCTGCCATATTGTCGGCTGGAATGAAGCTGCTGCTCATGTTTTTATGGATTTTGCCGAACTACCACATGAGCAGCGCAATATGATCGAACTGCTATTTACCAAAAAGGAGTTTAAAAGTCTGGCTGTGAATTGGGAACACTTTGTAAAGGGGTTTCTCGCTATATTCCGCGCTTATTACGGGCAATACGTGACAGACCCCTGGTATGCTCAATTTATACAAAACATGAGTCAGGCCTACCCAGAGTTTAACGAGCTTTGGAATCAGAGTGAGGTAAGCTCCGCTCCAGAAGTGCTCATTGAATTTCGTCATGCTAAGTCTGGCAAAATGTTATTTGACCTGACTTCCCTTCAGGTACAAGGCAGTGTCGATCTCCGTTGCAGCATATACACCCCCAATGCGCAAACTTCTACGGAAAGTAAACTCCAAAAGTTAATGGAAGGCAGCTAA